A window of the Deltaproteobacteria bacterium genome harbors these coding sequences:
- a CDS encoding endo-1,4-beta-xylanase, translating to MKIKNSMMTLSKCLVLVMAGTITAALFFHGCGKRSETAATASLKTLAEKHGIRFGANYQYDFRSDTYDELFETEMNAMTAGTFWGDGSRPSRTEFDFTEMDAKVDWGLARNMELFGQTLVWFEPGEMPDWLKAAPNADIEAIMNEHIDAVVGRYAGRIKFWNVVNEAVDSDGTLRQGHKWAEAMGDDYIRKAFVRAHAVDPDAVLYYNEYEIESNEAKFTGVKTLLVSLKNEGVPVHALGWQMHVTPGSFDSATLLARMNEIADLGLDNYITELDVELPADASETDYEQQKQTYKSVVETFLAARRHKTIIVWGLRDRDPGWLTENHPLLFDENLNKKAAYSGVQEALE from the coding sequence ATGAAGATCAAGAATTCCATGATGACGCTCTCGAAATGTCTCGTACTGGTGATGGCTGGAACGATTACTGCCGCCTTGTTTTTCCATGGCTGCGGCAAGAGGAGTGAAACTGCAGCTACGGCTAGCCTCAAAACGCTTGCCGAGAAGCACGGCATCCGCTTCGGGGCCAATTATCAGTACGATTTTCGAAGCGACACTTATGATGAGCTCTTCGAAACGGAGATGAACGCGATGACTGCCGGGACGTTCTGGGGGGATGGTTCCCGCCCGAGCCGCACCGAATTCGACTTCACCGAGATGGATGCAAAAGTAGACTGGGGACTTGCGCGCAACATGGAATTGTTCGGTCAGACATTGGTCTGGTTCGAGCCGGGAGAGATGCCTGATTGGTTGAAGGCCGCACCTAATGCCGACATCGAAGCGATCATGAACGAGCACATCGATGCCGTGGTTGGACGCTACGCGGGCCGGATCAAGTTCTGGAACGTCGTCAATGAGGCTGTTGACAGTGATGGAACGCTCCGTCAGGGCCATAAGTGGGCCGAGGCGATGGGGGACGACTACATCCGGAAGGCATTCGTTCGGGCGCATGCCGTCGATCCGGACGCCGTGCTGTATTACAACGAGTATGAGATTGAGAGCAATGAGGCTAAGTTCACAGGCGTCAAGACGTTGCTCGTCAGTCTTAAGAATGAGGGCGTACCGGTGCATGCCCTCGGTTGGCAAATGCACGTTACTCCGGGAAGTTTCGACTCCGCCACGCTGCTTGCGCGTATGAATGAGATCGCGGACCTCGGGCTCGACAATTACATCACCGAACTCGATGTGGAATTGCCGGCCGACGCCAGCGAGACTGATTATGAGCAACAGAAGCAAACCTACAAGTCAGTCGTCGAAACCTTCCTCGCGGCACGCCGCCACAAGACCATCATCGTCTGGGGTCTGCGCGACCGTGATCCAGGGTGGCTCACGGAGAACCATCCACTCCTCTTCGACGAGAATCTTAACAAGAAGGCGGCGTATTCCGGCGTCCAGGAAGCCCTCGAATAA
- the rimO gene encoding 30S ribosomal protein S12 methylthiotransferase RimO, with product MAKKPVVGSTTTIHNAPKKVYLQSLGCPKNLVDSEIMLGQLATQGFELTQNQKEAEVIIVNTCGFLQSSVKESINTILDLSKEKKSGSCEKLVVTGCLSQRYQGELPKELQEVDLFIGTNDYAEIGRVLSRVPPSREYIHPPLYVHTSDTPRLLATASHIAYVKIAEGCNHTCSFCIIPKLRGKQRSRAIADIVAEVKNLQSMEVKEFNLIAQDTTDYGYDLHDGTNIEKLFTELAKISGDHWFRLMYAYPLRFSDELIDIIASSPNFCRYVDIPFQHISDRILKSMHRGSNGAYIRRFVERIRGKIPDVGIRSTFIVGYPGETETEFQELAHFLEDAELERVGVFTYSHEEGTEAADLSDQVSEKVKKERRRILMERQQEISLKKNRGRLGKKLKVLADRPFGSGRAVGRTEWDAPDIDGNVELKGKGITAGNFYEVTVTGATPYTLFAEI from the coding sequence CCGAGATCATGCTGGGGCAGCTTGCGACGCAGGGGTTTGAGTTGACGCAAAATCAGAAAGAGGCCGAGGTGATCATCGTCAACACCTGTGGTTTTCTGCAGTCTTCGGTAAAGGAATCGATCAACACGATTCTGGATCTTTCGAAAGAAAAGAAGAGTGGCTCTTGCGAGAAGCTGGTTGTCACAGGGTGTCTCTCGCAACGATATCAGGGAGAGCTTCCAAAGGAACTCCAGGAGGTCGATCTCTTTATCGGAACAAATGATTATGCCGAAATTGGGCGGGTCCTGTCTCGGGTTCCGCCCAGTCGTGAATATATTCACCCTCCACTCTATGTTCACACGTCAGACACGCCCCGACTTCTCGCCACGGCATCTCACATAGCCTATGTGAAAATTGCGGAGGGGTGTAACCACACCTGTTCTTTTTGCATTATTCCAAAACTTCGTGGAAAACAAAGGAGTCGGGCGATCGCTGATATTGTTGCTGAGGTGAAAAATCTTCAGTCAATGGAGGTGAAGGAGTTTAATCTGATTGCCCAGGATACGACAGATTATGGGTATGACCTGCATGATGGAACCAACATCGAAAAACTTTTCACGGAGCTGGCCAAGATCTCAGGGGATCATTGGTTTCGCCTTATGTACGCCTACCCTTTACGTTTCTCTGACGAATTGATCGACATCATCGCCTCATCACCCAACTTTTGTCGTTATGTCGACATCCCCTTTCAACATATCAGCGATCGGATCTTGAAATCGATGCATCGAGGTTCGAACGGTGCTTACATCCGACGGTTTGTTGAGAGAATACGGGGAAAAATTCCTGATGTCGGGATTCGCTCTACATTCATTGTCGGTTATCCGGGGGAGACGGAAACTGAGTTTCAGGAGCTTGCCCATTTCTTGGAAGACGCCGAACTGGAACGCGTGGGAGTTTTTACCTATTCTCATGAAGAAGGGACCGAGGCGGCCGATCTTTCAGATCAGGTTTCAGAAAAAGTTAAAAAAGAACGCCGAAGGATTCTTATGGAGCGTCAACAAGAGATTAGCCTGAAAAAGAATCGTGGACGCCTTGGGAAAAAACTGAAAGTTCTTGCCGACAGGCCCTTCGGCTCAGGACGAGCCGTGGGTCGTACCGAATGGGATGCGCCGGATATTGATGGAAACGTCGAACTCAAAGGGAAAGGGATAACGGCCGGGAATTTTTACGAAGTCACGGTGACCGGAGCGACTCCTTATACTCTTTTTGCGGAGATCTGA
- a CDS encoding phosphoribosyltransferase, with product MNEALKILQETGAVLTNDHFIYTSGKHGSTYINKDAVYPHTQLISRLCRAIAEHFSKIPVDAVVAPVIGGVILSQWVSHHLSELKGKEVLGIYAEKSADGFVIQRGYDRLIPKKNILVVEDILNTGGSVKKVVETVRCLNGNIIGVGALVNRGGVTPEDLGNIPNLYALVNLNLEAWDPKECPLCLKKIPINTEVGKGKK from the coding sequence ATGAATGAGGCCCTCAAAATCCTTCAAGAAACCGGCGCCGTCTTGACCAACGACCATTTCATCTATACCTCCGGGAAGCATGGAAGCACCTACATCAACAAAGACGCCGTATACCCTCACACACAGCTGATCTCCAGGCTTTGTCGAGCGATCGCCGAGCACTTTTCGAAAATTCCTGTCGATGCCGTTGTTGCCCCCGTGATTGGTGGAGTCATCCTCTCTCAGTGGGTCTCGCATCACCTCAGCGAACTAAAAGGAAAAGAGGTGTTGGGGATTTACGCCGAAAAGTCGGCGGATGGTTTTGTGATCCAACGCGGATACGATCGATTGATCCCGAAAAAAAATATTCTTGTGGTGGAAGATATCTTGAACACCGGTGGTTCGGTGAAAAAGGTCGTTGAAACGGTCCGATGCTTGAACGGAAATATTATCGGTGTCGGCGCCCTCGTCAATCGTGGTGGTGTCACTCCGGAAGATTTGGGGAATATCCCGAACCTCTACGCCTTGGTGAATCTCAATTTAGAGGCCTGGGATCCAAAAGAATGCCCGCTTTGCCTGAAAAAAATTCCGATCAATACCGAGGTTGGGAAGGGGAAGAAATAA